The following DNA comes from Enterocloster bolteae.
TTCCGTTGGTTCCATTCGGTGGTCTCTTCCAATGAATCCTCCTCAAATCCCCAATAGCCTGATTGGAATTTCATTGCCGCTTCATCAAGCAAGGCATAGAAATCCTTCACAAATGTGGGATAAAGCTTATCCCTTCTGAACTGGACTGATAGATTGAAATACGCCGGCATACCGCTTCCTCCCTCTCGTTCATGGGATAAATTATATCATACGGCAAGTATATGCGGCAACTGGCAGATGGGTGGGGAAACTGTTGTGGAATCCGAATGTACATGCTATACTTTTATAAGCTGATAGCGCCATATAAACAAATCGGAATTTGTGGAGATTCAGACGATACTGGTGGATTTTATCTCATAATATTTCATGATAAAGAGCAATTACTTTATTGGGACATAACAGAAGCTGGAATATTACAGCAAATTATAAATGATGATTTTGAAATTGAATGGTTTGCATGATTTTCGCTCTTGCCGAAGTACCAGGCCAATCTTAGTCTTGTAAATTCCAGTTTGTCAGACAAACGCAAAAAATGAAAAAATCAGAAGTTAGAGGGATAGCCATGAAAGAAAATATTACAGCAACGTTGACGGGAAAAGACGATAAATATGCTTGTGCTCTTGCCGATAAAATCATATCAGAAAGTTTAGAAACCGATGAATGGTATGAATATTTTGATGACTTTGCCTCTTTGCTTAATTATCCAAAATCATTAGTGAGAAATCGAGCATTGTATATCCTTGCGGCAAATGCTCAATGGGATGACGAAAATCGTTTCGACTTGATAATTTCTGATTTTCTTGCACATATAACGGATGAAAAGCCAATCACAGCCAGACAGTGCATAAAGGCTCTTGCACAGGTTGGTTCAGCAAAGCCACAATATATACCAGTAATATTATCATGTTTGCGGAGTGCAGATTTATCGAAATACAAGGACAGTATGCGTCCGCTGATTGAAAAAGACATAGCTGAAACAGAAAAGAAATTGACAACGTAACTTCCAGTTTGTAGGGGAGCTGATCAACACAAAAAATCAGAATAAGACAGATAATGGAATGACCGAATGCCAGAAACTAATTGCATATAAACAGACTGAACAATTATGGGACTGAATGAAAATCCGCGCTTAAGCGAAATGTTTTCCGCCTATGTCTCCACCTATGGAAATGATATAGCGCCATACAGCAGATTATCGTGCTGTTCCCCGGCAGAAACAGTTTATTCCTGGCTTTAAGCTGTTAGACTTACGGCTTGCAGTCCCCTCCTTGTGGATGCATGATGGAAATACAAGGGGCTTCCTGCTCGCTGAAACAGATTTGAGCCGCATGCTGGAGGCCAGTTCTGATTCCCGCGATGAATATCATTACTTGATTGACATATGGGACTATAATGAACATAGGTGACTTTTTAAATCGGAAGCTATGGGAGAATGACATGATGAGTGATAGAGTCATATTGATTGATAATATTGATGAAATCCATACTACTGAAATGGGCGCTGACAGAATCAGACGGAATCTGAAATTAGAAAATGTTGACGTGGTTGAATATTGTAAGGACAAAATTATGGATGAAAATTGCCATATATACCGGCAGGGCAAAAATTGGTACTGCGAAATTGACAGTGTAAAGATAACCGTCAACTATTATAGTTATACGATTATTACTGCACACATCATAAAATAACTCCCAATTTTTCGTATAAAAGTGGGAAACAGATGCGATTCCGGGGCATCTGCATTTCCTAATATTTTTCTATAGAAAGGATACAGCTATGCTGGTTACGATACAACAAACAAAATCAAATACTGAAAATTTATTTGAAGTTACCTCCAACGGCCAACTCTTGTTCCAGGCAAAAGCCCCGTGGATGAAAATTTCCCTGCCGTTCAATGCGGAAGACTTACGGGAACTCACCTTTTCCAATCCTGCCGGGGAAATAGTTTATACTACCCGCTATAGATTCATCGACAACCTCGTGGAGGAGTTGATTCCCTTCAAATACCTGCTGACAAAAGGGCAGCGTTTCGGGCAGTTTGAAATCATCGGCAGGAATGGCAGCGAAGGGTCCTTCTATGTCATGCAGAACGGCTTGTTTGACAGCAAATTCTGCATTGAGTGTATGGGAAATGCCTATCTGGGATACAGCCTTGATAGGGGAAGGAACAATTATGTGTCCATCTATGATGATGAAAAACAGATAGCTCAAATCACAAAGCCTCTTACAGTCACAGACAACCTGGATGTCTATTTCCTTCATATAAAGGACGAGTATGCGTCAATCATTCCAGTCCTCTCCTTCTTCACCGTATATTATGACTATCGGAAATACAATCACAGTGGGGAGCTTACCAAGAACACGGTTCAGATATCCAACAGCTATACCTATGGTAAGAACAACGACAAATATAACCCAAACTGGATTGCCAAGGAGTTCGGCCAGCAGGCTGCGGACGAATTGGAACAGAAATTAAGGAAAATAAGAGAACAAGGTTCGGCCCAGGCAAAGAAAATCGTGAAATTAGTGGGCCTGGCTTATCTGGTTCTTATCCTGCTGGCCATTGTACTGTTCGTGGTCTTTAAAAGCATCCTGGGATGATGAGGGATTTTATCATAATTTAATGGAGAAGTGAAGCAATGACTATACCAAACGTATTTTTCAAAAATGGAATCTGGATTGGAGAAATAGGACACAATTTATGGGATGATTTTTATGAAAATACTATTCTCCTTGAATTTAGGGGGTGAGAAGCAATGGTGAAGCCTATTAGCTATATTTCGTATGGTGAAAACGAGAAGAAAATAATAAAGGCTGGAATAGTGGAAATTCGTAAAGTTCTTATGGGTAATGATAAAAATAAAAAGAGAAGTCTGTTATTTGCTCTGGATTGGTTTATGGACCCTTACTTTAAACAAGATATTTCAGATATTCACAATGAATTGGTTGAGCTTTTGCAAACAGTGGTAATTTCTTCAACGGATGATGATGTGTCTGAGGATGCTTTACAGCTTTTATGCGATTATGAATGGCCACCTTTTGAAATACTTGAAAAAAATATAAACAGGGTATCGCAGCGATTAAAACCAGATGTACTGTATGCAGTTAATATGGATAAGGAAATATAACTTTCGATTTATGTAGGAATCATGCTGTGAAAATAAAAAAAGTTAGTCTTATATTAAACTATAAAGACGAATGGCTTAACAAACTTATTACTGCATACAAAAATAAAAAAATTCCAGCCGGAGAACTTTAATGCAATTCCAGTTTGTAGGGGAGCTGAACGAAGCGACAAATCGGAATTGACTGAGTAATCCGGCGGAATAAAAAATATGAATTGGAATGGATTAAGTTATGAAATATAGTAAGACAATAATTTTAAAAAATGGTGTGGAATGCTGTTTGAGAAACGGCATAGAAAGTGATGGACAGGCTGTATGGGATTGCTTTAATCTGACCCATGGACAAACCGATTATTTACTATCCTATCCAGATGAGAATAGTTTCGACGTGATGCAGGAAGGTCAATTTCTGAAAAAAAAATCCGAAAGTTCAAATGAGATTGAGATAGTTGCCGTAGTCGGGAATGTAGTTGTTGGAACTGCTGGAATTGAAGCAATAGGCTCAAAATATAAGGTAAGGCATCGTGCCGAATTTGGTATTAGCGTCGCTAAAGATTTTTGGGGACTTGGGATTGGACAGGCACTAAGGGCGGCGGGGTATATTCAGCTGGAGTTGAGTGTGGTTGCTGAAAATGAAAGGGCATTATCCATGTATGAGAAAGCAGGGTTTGTTAAATATGGCATAAATCCGAAAGGCTTTAATTCCCGCGTGACAGGATTTCAAGAAGTTATTTATATGAGGTTGGAATTATAAGAAACTTACAAATTCCGGTTTGTAGGGAAATTGAGCTTACCGACAAATCGGAATTTTTTAAGAAGGCAATAAGTATGGATAACCTTGCCATTCATTTTCTTAATGATGATGAGCAACTGGTCACGCAAGAAGCAGTAAATAAATTGGTTTTCAATAATACCGGGGCTAATGACGAGGCCCAACTGGAAGCCCTTGCTGAACATCTGGGCGCTATGGAGTGGAAATAAAGATATTGTGAGGGATAATAACATGCCAATACAGAATACGAAGATGTCTGCAAAAGAAAGACGCATTTTCAGATATACCCGGGCAGATGCATGGGAAACCACAATATCCCAGGTCGATGTGATGGAGGGTGTGGAAAAAGGGAATGTAAGGTGTCTATATTTTGTTACACCTAGATTGCATGCAAATACAATCGTTGATTCCTGCACTATCACTATCAGTCAAAACCATATTGATATGATTCGGGATGCCATGCTCACCCGCCTGGAGGTCTGCAAATATAAGGAAATTGAGTTCCCTGTGGTATTGGATGGATTCATCAATACCTTTGAGTTTGCACCTGAGGAATCCTTTTCCAACATAATTACTGTTTTCAACATTTCCGCATTTAGGGATAATGTTGATGTGGCTATCATTGGCAATCCCCCATATAGGGGGAAAGAGGTCCTTAAATTGTATGATGATATTTCAAAAATACTTTCAGATAATGGGGTGAGCCAGAAATATCTTGCGTTGGATTCCTCTATATTTCCGTAATAACAAACCATCTGATTGATGATAGAAGCTTACCAGAATTCATAGGAGGTTCTATATGAATATAAGACTGTTTTGGAAGGCAGTTTTGGAACAGGACAGGGCTGCAATAAAAGGATTCTTCCAAAATACCGCATATGTGAATTGGCATTGTACAAATGAATGTTTTACTGTGGATGAATTTATCCAGGCAAACTGCGAATATCCGGGAGATTGGGATGGAAAGGTTGAGCGTGTCGAATGTGCAGGGAACCTAATAATAACTACGACGCATGTCTTTCCAAAAGACAGGTCCTCTTCATTTCATGTTGTATCATTTTTCCGAATAGAGGATGA
Coding sequences within:
- a CDS encoding DUF3781 domain-containing protein; the encoded protein is MSDRVILIDNIDEIHTTEMGADRIRRNLKLENVDVVEYCKDKIMDENCHIYRQGKNWYCEIDSVKITVNYYSYTIITAHIIK
- a CDS encoding GNAT family N-acetyltransferase, yielding MKYSKTIILKNGVECCLRNGIESDGQAVWDCFNLTHGQTDYLLSYPDENSFDVMQEGQFLKKKSESSNEIEIVAVVGNVVVGTAGIEAIGSKYKVRHRAEFGISVAKDFWGLGIGQALRAAGYIQLELSVVAENERALSMYEKAGFVKYGINPKGFNSRVTGFQEVIYMRLEL
- a CDS encoding nuclear transport factor 2 family protein yields the protein MNIRLFWKAVLEQDRAAIKGFFQNTAYVNWHCTNECFTVDEFIQANCEYPGDWDGKVERVECAGNLIITTTHVFPKDRSSSFHVVSFFRIEDEKIVSVDEYWSDDGEAPLWRKEMCIGKPIN